A region from the uncultured Holophaga sp. genome encodes:
- a CDS encoding DegT/DnrJ/EryC1/StrS family aminotransferase, producing MAYVRRSEFLPFTRPMVGQEEIAEIIDSIQSGWITTGPKAARFEEALKAYNGVPHCLALNSATTGQEISMQVLGLQPGDEVITTSLTWVSTLSTVILQGGSPVLVDIDPRTLNIDPARIEAAITPRTRGIIPVHLTGLPCPMEAIWALAEKHGLWVVEDAAQAMGAHYKGRKIGSDPRSVMTAYSFHPNKNMTTGEGGALAFHDDTYASRIQRLRFHGIERDAWKRQSKDGSPHIDVLEPARKANFMDIQAAMGLHQIQKLDGFNARRGQLFKRYLELFQDVEELVMPWEGDSDHAHCFHLFVARIRPEKAGMDRDAFVAALKAENIGTGIHYKPTHQHTFYRDFYNQHPHGMPKEGLPHTDWSGERLFSLPLWPGLTEEDQDQVVAAVKQVLAS from the coding sequence ATGGCTTACGTCCGCCGTTCCGAGTTCCTGCCCTTCACCCGCCCCATGGTGGGCCAGGAGGAGATCGCCGAGATCATCGACTCTATCCAGTCGGGCTGGATCACCACCGGCCCCAAGGCCGCGCGCTTCGAGGAGGCTCTGAAGGCCTACAACGGGGTGCCCCACTGCCTGGCACTCAACAGTGCCACCACGGGCCAGGAGATCTCCATGCAGGTGCTGGGGCTCCAGCCGGGGGATGAGGTCATCACCACCTCCCTCACCTGGGTCTCCACCCTCTCCACGGTGATCCTACAGGGGGGCAGCCCCGTCCTGGTGGACATCGATCCCAGGACCCTGAATATCGACCCGGCCCGGATTGAGGCGGCCATCACCCCGCGCACCAGGGGGATCATCCCTGTGCACCTCACGGGGCTCCCCTGTCCGATGGAGGCCATCTGGGCCCTCGCGGAGAAGCACGGCCTCTGGGTGGTGGAGGACGCCGCCCAGGCCATGGGTGCCCACTACAAGGGGCGGAAGATCGGCAGCGACCCGCGTTCCGTCATGACCGCCTACAGCTTCCACCCCAACAAGAACATGACCACGGGTGAGGGCGGGGCCCTGGCTTTCCATGACGATACCTATGCCAGTCGCATCCAGCGCCTGCGCTTCCACGGCATCGAGCGGGACGCCTGGAAGCGCCAGAGCAAGGATGGCAGCCCCCACATCGATGTGCTGGAGCCTGCCCGCAAGGCCAACTTCATGGATATCCAGGCCGCCATGGGGTTGCACCAGATCCAGAAACTGGATGGCTTCAATGCGCGTCGTGGACAGCTCTTCAAACGTTATCTGGAGCTCTTCCAGGACGTTGAGGAGCTGGTGATGCCCTGGGAGGGCGACAGCGACCACGCCCACTGCTTCCACCTCTTCGTGGCCCGGATCCGCCCCGAGAAGGCGGGTATGGACCGGGACGCCTTCGTGGCCGCCCTCAAGGCCGAGAACATCGGCACGGGGATCCACTACAAGCCCACCCACCAGCACACCTTCTACCGGGACTTCTACAACCAGCATCCTCACGGGATGCCCAAGGAGGGCTTGCCTCACACTGACTGGAGCGGCGAGCGCCTTTTCTCCCTGCCCCTGTGGCCGGGGCTCACGGAAGAGGACCAGGACCAAGTGGTGGCGGCCGTCAAACAGGTGCTGGCTTCATGA
- a CDS encoding prolipoprotein diacylglyceryl transferase, whose translation MHPFLFKIGSFPIGTYGLLLVIAFFCALALARRQGRLDGLSPDAITDLSISLLIAGVIGAKALMVIVDLASGTPFNQAVSLDTLRAGGAVHGGIIAGAIVFFWRARKLRLPKALALDACVPGVSLGQAIGRLGCFSAGCCYGTESHLPWAVTFTNPDSQATLGIPLHPVQLYTFGVDLIVMALLLLVRKHRRFEGQVLSAYFVLEGLARLLVETWRGDLDRGIWFAGLSTGRITALSFVVAGIALTFWFRHRALSLKKA comes from the coding sequence ATGCACCCCTTTCTCTTCAAAATCGGCAGCTTTCCCATCGGAACCTACGGGCTCCTACTGGTTATCGCCTTCTTCTGCGCCCTGGCCCTGGCCCGACGCCAGGGCCGCCTGGACGGCCTCTCCCCGGACGCCATCACCGATCTCAGCATCAGCCTCCTCATCGCTGGCGTCATCGGAGCCAAGGCCCTGATGGTCATCGTGGATCTGGCCAGCGGCACCCCCTTCAACCAGGCTGTCTCCCTGGACACCCTCCGGGCGGGCGGAGCCGTCCATGGCGGCATCATCGCCGGGGCCATCGTCTTCTTCTGGCGCGCCCGCAAGCTCAGGCTACCCAAGGCCCTCGCGCTCGATGCCTGCGTCCCGGGGGTTTCCCTCGGGCAGGCCATCGGACGCCTGGGCTGCTTCTCCGCCGGCTGCTGCTATGGGACCGAATCCCATCTCCCCTGGGCCGTGACCTTCACCAACCCGGATTCCCAGGCCACCCTGGGGATCCCCCTCCACCCGGTCCAGCTCTACACCTTCGGCGTGGATCTCATCGTCATGGCCCTGCTCCTGCTGGTCCGGAAGCACAGGCGATTCGAGGGGCAGGTCCTGTCCGCCTACTTTGTATTGGAGGGCCTGGCCCGGCTCCTGGTGGAGACCTGGCGGGGCGACCTGGACCGGGGCATCTGGTTCGCCGGGCTTTCCACCGGACGCATCACCGCCCTGAGCTTCGTCGTCGCCGGCATCGCCCTCACGTTCTGGTTCCGCCACCGCGCGCTCTCCCTGAAGAAGGCCTGA
- a CDS encoding RluA family pseudouridine synthase, giving the protein MKILLEEDHPRLDRFLTERFPEIARSRWDQWIRGGHVLLKGQPATKAGTRLRAGDELETELPETTPPGLHLEPEDLDLPTLFEDDRLWILDKPAGIVVHPGPGHPGGTVVNALLGRLHRAADAAAERDEEEDDDESTPVWPGLVHRLDRYTTGCLATAKDAEAQASLQAQFKARTVDKRYLALVRNSRRLPELGSLLVDEPIGRHRLERLKMCITVGGRPSQTRVKVLARSSGLALVECELLTGRTHQIRVHLNHLGAPIIGDPLYGGPTQWQDLDKRPFTCGHPLLHAHRLEIDHPGDGRRIAVQAPLPETFRQLLERLSIQIP; this is encoded by the coding sequence TTGAAAATCCTCCTCGAAGAAGACCACCCCCGCCTCGACCGCTTCCTCACCGAGCGCTTCCCTGAAATCGCCCGCTCCCGCTGGGACCAGTGGATCCGTGGCGGTCACGTCCTCCTCAAGGGCCAGCCCGCCACCAAGGCCGGCACCCGCCTCCGGGCCGGGGACGAACTGGAGACAGAGCTCCCGGAGACCACCCCCCCCGGCCTGCACCTGGAACCCGAGGACCTGGACCTGCCCACCCTCTTCGAGGATGATCGCCTCTGGATCCTGGACAAGCCCGCCGGCATCGTGGTGCATCCCGGCCCCGGCCATCCCGGCGGCACCGTGGTGAACGCCCTCCTGGGCCGCCTCCACCGGGCCGCCGATGCGGCAGCAGAGCGGGACGAGGAGGAGGACGACGACGAGAGCACCCCAGTCTGGCCGGGTCTGGTCCACCGCCTCGACCGCTACACCACGGGTTGTCTGGCCACAGCCAAGGATGCCGAAGCCCAGGCCTCCCTTCAGGCCCAGTTCAAGGCCCGCACCGTGGACAAGCGCTACCTCGCCCTGGTCCGCAACAGCCGCAGGCTCCCGGAGCTGGGCAGCCTCCTGGTGGACGAGCCCATCGGACGCCACCGCCTGGAGCGCCTCAAGATGTGCATCACGGTCGGCGGACGCCCCTCCCAGACCCGGGTGAAGGTACTCGCCCGCAGCTCGGGCCTCGCCCTGGTGGAGTGCGAGCTGCTGACCGGCCGCACTCACCAGATCCGAGTGCACCTCAACCACCTGGGTGCCCCCATCATCGGGGATCCCCTCTATGGCGGCCCCACCCAGTGGCAGGATCTGGACAAGCGCCCCTTCACCTGCGGGCACCCCCTCCTCCATGCCCACCGGCTCGAGATCGACCACCCAGGGGATGGCCGCCGGATCGCCGTCCAGGCTCCCCTGCCCGAGACCTTCCGCCAGCTGCTGGAGCGCCTGTCCATCCAAATCCCCTGA
- a CDS encoding rhodanese-like domain-containing protein yields the protein MMMTPVQMALVPFWQTPSGTLNPAFGIPVAFACLVILVVIILKLRELPSSRRAKRAPTMTPHQVEALMIGTPPRIIDLRPLEEFNGAKGHIRGALSMPLPDLRKRLGELNARDRDAILLVDETDELSHLALPLLTSAGHPWVYVLKGGMRAWRRAKLPLYKPH from the coding sequence ATGATGATGACCCCCGTGCAGATGGCCCTGGTCCCCTTCTGGCAGACCCCGAGCGGCACCCTGAATCCAGCCTTCGGGATCCCGGTGGCCTTCGCCTGCCTTGTCATCCTGGTCGTCATCATCCTCAAGCTCCGGGAACTTCCCTCCAGCCGGAGGGCCAAGCGTGCCCCCACCATGACCCCCCACCAGGTGGAGGCCCTCATGATCGGGACCCCTCCCCGCATCATCGACCTCCGCCCCCTGGAGGAGTTCAATGGGGCCAAAGGGCACATCCGGGGCGCCCTATCCATGCCGCTCCCGGACCTCCGCAAGCGCCTGGGGGAGCTCAATGCCCGCGACCGGGACGCCATCCTCCTGGTGGACGAGACCGATGAGCTCTCCCACCTGGCCTTGCCCCTCCTGACCAGTGCGGGGCACCCCTGGGTCTACGTGCTCAAGGGAGGCATGCGGGCCTGGAGACGGGCCAAGCTCCCACTCTACAAGCCACACTGA
- a CDS encoding response regulator, which produces MSEEAITLLVVDDEPQMLRYLRAALGTHGYRVLEASTAWEASQAVETHHPEVILMDLGLPDLDGLVLTRTLREVCQTPIIVISARGQETDKIQALDAGADDYLTKPFGTGELLARIRVALRHGAHGTKRGGEAEVFTLDHWRLDLGLRELRVDGERVHLTPNEYKLLCILVANAGKVLTHGQLLKEVWGDTAGAQPHYLRVYMAQLRQKLEREPARPRHFITESGVGYRLRL; this is translated from the coding sequence ATGTCTGAAGAGGCGATCACCCTGCTGGTGGTGGATGACGAACCCCAGATGCTGCGCTACCTTCGGGCGGCCCTGGGGACTCACGGCTACCGGGTCCTGGAGGCCTCCACGGCCTGGGAGGCCAGCCAGGCCGTGGAGACCCACCATCCCGAGGTCATCCTGATGGATCTGGGGCTACCGGATCTGGACGGGCTTGTGCTCACCCGGACCCTGCGGGAGGTCTGCCAGACGCCCATCATCGTGATCAGCGCCCGGGGGCAGGAGACTGACAAGATCCAGGCCCTCGACGCCGGGGCCGACGACTACCTCACCAAGCCCTTCGGGACCGGGGAGCTGCTGGCCCGGATCCGGGTGGCGCTCCGACATGGGGCCCACGGAACCAAGCGGGGCGGCGAGGCCGAAGTCTTCACCCTGGATCACTGGCGGCTGGACCTGGGGCTGCGGGAGCTGAGAGTGGACGGTGAGCGGGTGCATCTCACGCCCAACGAGTACAAGCTCCTGTGCATCCTGGTGGCCAATGCGGGAAAGGTGCTCACCCATGGCCAACTGCTCAAGGAGGTCTGGGGGGACACCGCCGGTGCCCAGCCCCACTACCTCAGGGTCTACATGGCCCAGCTACGGCAGAAGCTGGAGCGGGAGCCTGCGCGCCCCCGCCACTTCATCACCGAGTCCGGTGTCGGGTACCGGCTTCGCCTGTAG
- a CDS encoding sensor histidine kinase KdpD, which produces MSEERAGVPPAGESRARLKVFFGAAPGVGKTHAMLTEAQDLLLQGADVVAGFLDTHGRPEAMALTAGLEQLPRKPYPYRGEFIEELDLVAAIARRPQVILVDDLAHTNAPGALHAKRWQDVWDLLDAGIDVCTTLNVQNLESLRDVVAQITGVLVRENVPDQVLARADQIELVDIAPEELIERLREGKVFVPEWARHATDRFFRRGNLLALRELALRRTAEQVDAAMRRYRDDKGIDRTWAAGERLMVCISSRPESASLVRAAKRMAESLDAPWIVAYIESPRYLSYSEASRVHIEEHLRLAERLGAETVVLQGSLALAGDLVALARQRNVTKILVGKPTKARWKELFTGSLVNDLIRASGDIDIHVLAAEAEPSPRPLQRRGRGRFPASHYAWSLGVVAAATLLVHFMVRHFELADVVMVYTLAILVVASRVGRWPSLFAAVLSVLALDFFIVPPVHSLAIQDPRHAATFLVLLMMGVVIGNLTERMRQQAKLARLREQRTLALFRLSAYLARSGNSARMVSQAIRSVAAQFQSHVLIFLPDAQGRLKWPPADLAARFSPAELGVAQWVYNHQEPAGLETDTLAGASALFLPLMGARGPVGVMGVLPEDVPRWTEPDQRHLLEAFANQTALALERILLTERSAEHQRQADREHLRNALLSSVSHDLRTPLGGITGAASTLLEEDEGRLDAGTRRELLVTIHEEAQRLHRLVSNLLDVTRIESGILELKKEWVPVEELVGAALDSLESVLGGREVRLQLPAGLPLVPVDTILAEQALINLLENAHKYSPMDKAIEVRAWATDRALTLAVLDQGPGIPAGQEERIFEKLVRLEQPGSRPGAGLGLAICRGIMEAHGGRIQASNRPGGGAQFLLSLPLAAPPPEPPEEAGEDV; this is translated from the coding sequence GTGTCCGAAGAGCGTGCCGGTGTCCCGCCGGCGGGGGAATCCCGGGCCCGGCTGAAGGTCTTCTTCGGTGCCGCGCCCGGGGTGGGGAAGACCCACGCCATGCTGACCGAGGCCCAGGACCTCCTCCTGCAGGGGGCCGATGTCGTGGCGGGCTTCCTGGACACCCACGGCCGACCGGAGGCCATGGCCCTGACGGCGGGGTTGGAGCAGCTGCCCCGCAAACCCTACCCCTACCGTGGCGAGTTCATCGAGGAGTTGGATCTGGTGGCCGCCATCGCCCGGCGTCCCCAGGTCATCCTGGTGGATGACCTGGCCCACACCAACGCCCCGGGGGCCCTCCACGCCAAGCGCTGGCAGGATGTCTGGGACCTCCTGGATGCCGGGATCGATGTCTGCACGACCCTGAACGTGCAGAATCTGGAGAGCCTCAGGGATGTGGTCGCCCAGATCACTGGGGTGCTGGTGCGGGAGAACGTCCCGGACCAGGTGCTGGCCCGGGCCGACCAGATCGAGCTGGTGGACATCGCTCCCGAAGAGCTCATCGAGCGGCTCCGGGAGGGCAAAGTCTTTGTCCCTGAGTGGGCTCGCCATGCCACGGACCGCTTCTTCCGGCGGGGCAATCTCCTCGCCCTGCGCGAGCTGGCTCTGCGCCGGACCGCTGAGCAGGTGGACGCGGCGATGCGGCGCTACCGGGACGACAAGGGCATCGACCGCACCTGGGCCGCCGGGGAGCGTCTCATGGTGTGCATCAGCTCGCGGCCCGAGTCGGCCAGCCTGGTGCGGGCGGCCAAGCGCATGGCGGAATCCCTGGATGCGCCCTGGATCGTGGCGTACATCGAGTCGCCTCGCTATCTCAGCTACTCCGAGGCCAGTCGGGTCCACATCGAGGAGCACCTCCGTCTGGCAGAGCGGCTGGGGGCCGAGACGGTGGTCCTCCAGGGGAGCCTGGCCCTGGCCGGGGATCTGGTGGCCTTGGCCCGCCAGCGCAATGTCACGAAGATCCTGGTGGGCAAGCCCACCAAGGCACGCTGGAAGGAGCTCTTCACCGGTTCCCTGGTGAACGACCTCATCCGGGCCAGCGGCGACATCGACATCCACGTGCTCGCCGCCGAGGCTGAGCCGTCTCCCAGGCCCCTTCAGAGGCGGGGCCGGGGGCGCTTCCCGGCCAGCCACTACGCCTGGAGCCTGGGGGTGGTGGCCGCCGCCACCCTCCTGGTCCACTTCATGGTCCGCCACTTCGAGTTGGCCGACGTGGTGATGGTCTATACCCTGGCCATCCTGGTGGTGGCCTCCCGGGTGGGGCGCTGGCCGAGCCTCTTCGCCGCTGTGCTGAGTGTCCTCGCCCTGGACTTCTTCATCGTCCCGCCGGTCCACTCCCTGGCGATCCAGGATCCGCGCCACGCCGCCACCTTTCTTGTGCTGCTCATGATGGGGGTGGTCATCGGCAATCTCACGGAGCGCATGCGGCAGCAGGCCAAGCTCGCTCGGCTCCGGGAGCAGCGCACCCTGGCTCTCTTCCGACTCAGCGCCTACCTGGCCCGCAGCGGGAACTCCGCCAGGATGGTCTCCCAGGCCATCCGAAGCGTAGCAGCCCAGTTCCAGAGCCATGTCCTCATCTTCCTACCGGACGCCCAGGGACGCCTCAAGTGGCCTCCTGCCGATCTGGCCGCCCGCTTCAGTCCGGCTGAGCTGGGGGTGGCCCAGTGGGTGTACAACCATCAGGAGCCCGCAGGACTGGAGACCGATACCCTGGCCGGGGCCAGCGCCCTCTTTCTGCCCCTCATGGGAGCCCGGGGGCCGGTGGGGGTCATGGGTGTGCTGCCTGAGGATGTGCCCCGCTGGACCGAGCCCGATCAGAGGCACCTGCTGGAAGCCTTTGCCAACCAGACCGCCCTGGCTCTGGAGCGGATCCTCCTGACGGAGCGCTCTGCGGAGCACCAGCGCCAGGCGGACCGGGAGCACCTGCGCAACGCCCTCCTCTCCTCCGTCTCCCACGACCTCCGCACCCCTCTCGGAGGCATCACCGGGGCCGCCAGCACCCTGCTGGAAGAGGACGAAGGCAGGCTGGATGCCGGAACCCGCAGGGAGCTTCTGGTCACCATCCATGAGGAGGCGCAGCGCCTCCATCGCCTGGTCTCGAACCTGCTGGATGTGACCCGGATCGAGTCGGGCATCCTCGAACTCAAGAAGGAGTGGGTGCCGGTGGAGGAGTTGGTGGGGGCGGCGCTGGACAGTCTGGAGAGTGTCCTGGGGGGCAGGGAGGTGCGGCTCCAACTGCCTGCGGGGCTTCCCCTGGTGCCCGTGGACACGATCCTGGCTGAGCAGGCGCTCATCAACCTGTTGGAGAATGCCCACAAGTACTCTCCGATGGATAAGGCCATCGAGGTGCGGGCCTGGGCCACGGACCGGGCCCTTACCCTGGCGGTCCTGGACCAGGGGCCGGGGATTCCGGCGGGTCAGGAGGAGCGGATCTTCGAGAAGCTGGTGCGCCTCGAGCAGCCCGGCTCAAGACCAGGGGCGGGGCTGGGCCTGGCCATCTGCCGCGGGATCATGGAGGCCCATGGAGGGCGGATCCAGGCCAGCAACCGCCCAGGCGGCGGGGCCCAGTTCCTTCTCAGCCTCCCCCTGGCGGCTCCCCCGCCCGAACCCCCAGAGGAGGCCGGTGAGGATGTCTGA
- a CDS encoding heavy metal-associated domain-containing protein: MAQLKIQGMKCGHCVKSVQEALLQVPGVEGAEVDLKAGTAQVKGQADPAALIGAVEEEGFKASIEAD, from the coding sequence ATGGCCCAGCTCAAGATCCAGGGAATGAAGTGCGGACACTGCGTCAAGTCGGTCCAGGAGGCGCTCCTCCAGGTACCCGGCGTGGAGGGGGCGGAGGTGGACCTGAAGGCCGGCACCGCCCAGGTCAAGGGACAGGCGGACCCCGCAGCCCTCATTGGCGCCGTGGAGGAAGAGGGCTTCAAGGCCAGCATCGAGGCCGACTGA
- a CDS encoding metal-sensitive transcriptional regulator encodes MACCHGLRLDAEVREDVRRRLLSVKGHVEGVLRMLESDQVYCVDVLKQLKAVGGALGKVGDQVLQSHLKNHVVTAHERGDEEVIVAELMEILKYR; translated from the coding sequence ATGGCCTGCTGCCACGGTCTGAGGCTGGATGCGGAAGTCCGGGAGGATGTCCGCCGCCGCCTGCTTTCAGTCAAGGGGCACGTCGAGGGCGTCCTGCGGATGCTGGAGAGCGACCAGGTCTATTGCGTTGATGTCCTCAAGCAGCTCAAGGCCGTCGGCGGAGCCCTCGGCAAGGTGGGGGACCAGGTCCTCCAGAGCCATCTGAAGAACCATGTGGTGACCGCCCACGAGCGAGGCGACGAGGAGGTGATCGTCGCCGAGCTCATGGAGATCCTGAAATACCGGTGA
- a CDS encoding cation-translocating P-type ATPase — protein sequence MMTTQSFRVEGMSCASCVRRVEKALGAVPGVEQVQVNLATEEAKVEGQVNLESLAEALEKRGYHLVPPQAEPSGEGHGLALARLVAAWILTLPLMAPMLPGLHLHLPWPVQALLSAGVVFGAGWLFHRRAFGQLLKLETTMDTLVSLGSLVSWLFGIYEGWRGSLHPPFETAAALVAFLLVGKYLELRARHRATRSLQDLLNLAPATAARLNEAGQEEEVPTRLLVPGDRVRVRPGSAIPVDGTILAGEADVEEALLTGEPLPVPRGPGDPVRVGAVVHGGALEVQVEGVGQGTWLARLTRQVAEAQGSRSPIQEVADRVSAIFVPAILVISALTLAGWWVATGSLLLAWRPAVTVLVIACPCALGLATPVAMAASLGTAARQGLLVRQSEAMERLSRVTDLVFDKTGTLTQGRPVLREVLPAQNVETAEVLAWAAGLERDSEHPLARGIREAASSLELPAVEAFRAHPGGGVEGRIGGRTLRLGSGPFLGIPLPPPPAGAVSVGLAEAGRLLGVITLEDALRPETPSVLQAFRRQGLRIHLLSGDRPEVVAHLGESLGIHEATGGCRPDDKQARILELQAGGAVVAFVGDGVNDASALAQADAGISLPGLDATQAAAPLNLLQEGLRPLLAAHELARRTRSIIRQNLGWAFGYNLILIPLAAFNLLDRFGGPALAGAAMGLSSLTVVLNALRLRRVRV from the coding sequence ATGATGACAACCCAGAGTTTCCGCGTTGAGGGCATGAGCTGCGCGAGCTGCGTCCGCCGGGTCGAAAAGGCCCTGGGCGCCGTTCCCGGTGTCGAACAGGTGCAGGTCAACCTGGCCACCGAGGAGGCGAAGGTCGAAGGGCAGGTCAACCTCGAGAGTCTGGCAGAGGCCCTCGAGAAGCGGGGCTACCACCTGGTGCCCCCCCAGGCCGAGCCCTCCGGTGAAGGACACGGCTTGGCCCTGGCCAGGCTGGTGGCTGCATGGATCCTCACCCTCCCCCTCATGGCCCCCATGCTACCCGGCCTCCACCTCCACCTCCCCTGGCCGGTCCAGGCCCTGCTCTCCGCCGGGGTGGTCTTCGGCGCGGGCTGGCTCTTCCACCGGCGGGCCTTCGGCCAGCTCCTCAAGCTGGAGACCACCATGGACACCCTGGTGTCCCTGGGTTCCCTCGTGAGCTGGCTCTTCGGCATCTATGAAGGCTGGCGGGGCAGCCTCCATCCACCCTTCGAGACGGCCGCCGCCCTGGTGGCCTTCCTCCTGGTGGGCAAGTACCTGGAGCTCCGGGCCCGGCATCGCGCCACCCGCAGCCTCCAGGATCTGCTGAACCTAGCTCCCGCCACGGCCGCCCGCCTGAATGAAGCCGGCCAGGAGGAGGAGGTCCCCACCCGCCTCCTGGTACCCGGCGACCGGGTGCGGGTGCGCCCCGGGTCTGCCATCCCCGTGGATGGCACCATCCTGGCCGGCGAGGCTGATGTGGAGGAGGCCCTCCTCACCGGCGAACCCCTGCCCGTGCCCCGGGGCCCGGGAGATCCGGTCAGAGTCGGCGCAGTTGTGCATGGCGGGGCGCTGGAGGTGCAGGTCGAGGGCGTCGGCCAGGGCACCTGGCTGGCCCGTCTGACCCGTCAGGTGGCCGAGGCCCAGGGCAGCCGCTCCCCCATCCAGGAAGTGGCCGACCGGGTTTCGGCCATCTTCGTCCCGGCCATTCTGGTGATCTCCGCCCTGACGCTGGCTGGCTGGTGGGTAGCCACCGGATCCCTGCTCCTGGCCTGGCGGCCTGCGGTCACCGTCCTCGTCATCGCCTGCCCCTGCGCCCTGGGCCTCGCCACCCCGGTGGCCATGGCCGCCTCCCTGGGAACCGCCGCCCGCCAAGGCCTCCTGGTCCGCCAATCGGAGGCCATGGAGCGGCTCTCCCGGGTGACGGACCTGGTCTTCGACAAGACGGGCACCCTGACCCAGGGCCGTCCGGTCCTCCGGGAGGTTCTACCCGCCCAGAACGTGGAGACAGCCGAAGTCCTGGCCTGGGCCGCCGGCCTGGAACGGGACTCCGAGCATCCCCTCGCCCGGGGTATCCGGGAGGCGGCGTCCAGCCTGGAGCTTCCAGCCGTGGAGGCCTTCAGGGCCCACCCCGGCGGCGGGGTGGAAGGGCGGATCGGAGGCCGTACGCTCCGGCTGGGCAGCGGCCCCTTCCTCGGGATCCCCCTGCCTCCACCCCCTGCTGGGGCAGTCTCCGTGGGGCTGGCCGAGGCGGGCCGACTCCTCGGGGTCATCACTTTGGAGGACGCCCTGCGGCCCGAGACCCCCAGTGTGCTCCAGGCCTTCCGGCGGCAGGGGCTCCGCATCCACCTCCTCAGTGGCGACCGCCCCGAGGTGGTCGCACACCTGGGGGAGAGCCTGGGCATCCATGAGGCCACCGGGGGCTGCCGCCCCGACGACAAGCAGGCCCGGATCCTGGAGCTGCAGGCTGGCGGGGCAGTGGTCGCCTTCGTGGGGGATGGCGTGAACGACGCCTCCGCCCTGGCCCAGGCCGATGCCGGGATCTCCCTGCCCGGGCTAGACGCCACCCAGGCCGCCGCTCCCCTGAACCTCTTGCAGGAGGGCCTGCGCCCCCTCCTGGCCGCCCACGAACTCGCCCGCCGGACCCGGAGCATCATCCGCCAGAATCTGGGCTGGGCCTTCGGCTACAACCTGATCCTCATCCCCCTTGCGGCCTTCAACCTGCTGGACCGCTTCGGCGGACCGGCCCTGGCCGGTGCAGCCATGGGGCTCAGCTCCCTCACCGTGGTGCTCAACGCCCTGAGGCTCCGGCGGGTCCGGGTCTGA
- a CDS encoding IclR family transcriptional regulator has protein sequence MSQVSDKSGGTVIQVVARAADLLFVLGRHPDGLTLAALAQIMNLPRSTVQRIVRTLEEANLVIAASAKSGFRLGPALTLLADSVRPFDLVKMAQPFLVGLAGETGETVELCILSHGKAVVVAQIHGVHTLRVTSAVGSSLPLHATAIGKAMLASMPAAELEAMRQQMPLAPLTRHTQTDWGGLCREFEDIRTGGVAFDQEENIMGICSLGMAVQGCEGEMAAVSILVPTRRFGPNRESLARALRNCCESFQRRF, from the coding sequence ATGTCCCAGGTTTCGGACAAATCCGGCGGTACGGTCATCCAGGTGGTCGCCCGGGCTGCGGATCTCCTCTTCGTCCTGGGGAGACATCCGGACGGACTCACCCTGGCTGCCCTTGCCCAGATCATGAACCTGCCCCGCTCCACGGTGCAGAGGATCGTGAGGACCCTGGAGGAGGCCAACCTTGTCATCGCCGCTTCGGCCAAGAGCGGCTTCCGTCTCGGGCCGGCCCTGACCCTCCTGGCGGATTCCGTGCGCCCCTTCGATCTGGTCAAGATGGCCCAGCCCTTCCTGGTGGGCTTGGCGGGTGAGACCGGTGAGACCGTGGAGCTCTGCATCCTCTCCCACGGCAAGGCTGTGGTGGTCGCTCAGATCCATGGGGTTCATACGCTCCGGGTCACCAGTGCCGTGGGCAGTTCGCTGCCCCTCCATGCGACGGCCATCGGAAAGGCCATGCTGGCATCCATGCCTGCAGCCGAACTGGAGGCTATGCGTCAGCAAATGCCCCTGGCACCCCTGACCCGGCACACGCAGACTGACTGGGGGGGGCTCTGCAGGGAGTTCGAGGACATCCGGACAGGGGGCGTCGCTTTCGACCAGGAGGAGAACATCATGGGTATATGTTCTCTTGGCATGGCAGTGCAGGGCTGCGAGGGGGAGATGGCCGCCGTCTCCATCCTGGTGCCCACCCGCCGTTTCGGACCGAACCGTGAGAGCTTGGCCAGGGCCCTCCGGAATTGCTGTGAGTCCTTCCAGCGGAGATTCTAG
- a CDS encoding helix-turn-helix domain-containing protein, which translates to MRRAESSPENPISLDSLGGRIKAVRVTWRWSQEEMAEALRVDQASISFWERDKIVPSGSAMVALAALFRTSVDALEKGDGFVVPDPPSKMDPNAKPTRGEIPRSVALPPIKEEDVISIVDLKDGSSKSKQLSEAMMVLVQGVKDGRRVWVVME; encoded by the coding sequence TTGAGACGCGCTGAATCCAGTCCTGAAAATCCCATCTCTCTTGACAGCCTGGGAGGCCGGATCAAGGCCGTCCGGGTGACTTGGCGCTGGTCCCAGGAGGAGATGGCCGAGGCGCTCCGGGTGGATCAGGCCTCCATCTCCTTCTGGGAGCGCGACAAGATCGTGCCCTCCGGATCGGCCATGGTGGCTCTGGCCGCGCTCTTCCGTACCAGTGTGGATGCCCTTGAGAAGGGTGACGGCTTTGTGGTGCCCGATCCTCCCTCCAAGATGGACCCCAATGCCAAGCCCACCCGCGGTGAGATCCCCCGCAGCGTTGCCCTCCCCCCGATCAAGGAGGAGGATGTCATCTCCATCGTCGACCTGAAGGACGGCTCCTCCAAGAGCAAGCAGCTCTCCGAGGCCATGATGGTGCTCGTCCAGGGGGTCAAGGACGGCCGCCGCGTCTGGGTCGTGATGGAATAG